A genomic window from Arthrobacter sp. FW305-BF8 includes:
- a CDS encoding DUF4956 domain-containing protein has product MNHLILIAADVIAICVLTFALYVRRHRRRDLAVSYLGMNIGVLAVATALSGSTAGLGLGLGLFGVLSIIRLRSTELAQHEVAYYFSALALGLISGVGVEPVWLTLSLMGLVLAVMFVGDHERVLPTYRHQTVVLDRAISREDELTARLEELLAAKVHTVTVQELDLVNDKTIVDVRYACRSARGTRLAGPDSAGLDSAGLDSAAGNLGAWHESLPAQTPAPAGTAHQAPASQAPAPQAATAPAGAA; this is encoded by the coding sequence ATGAACCACCTGATACTTATCGCCGCAGACGTCATCGCCATCTGCGTGCTCACCTTCGCCCTTTACGTCCGCCGCCACCGGCGCAGGGACCTGGCCGTGTCCTACCTGGGGATGAACATCGGCGTCCTGGCCGTGGCCACAGCGCTCTCCGGTTCCACCGCCGGCCTCGGACTTGGACTGGGCCTCTTCGGGGTTCTCTCGATCATCCGTCTCCGTTCCACCGAACTGGCCCAGCACGAGGTGGCCTACTATTTCTCCGCGCTGGCCCTGGGCCTGATCTCGGGCGTCGGCGTCGAACCGGTCTGGCTGACGCTCTCCCTCATGGGACTGGTGCTGGCCGTGATGTTCGTCGGCGACCACGAGAGGGTCCTTCCCACGTACCGGCACCAGACCGTTGTCCTGGACCGCGCCATCTCCCGCGAGGACGAACTCACGGCCCGCCTTGAGGAACTGCTCGCCGCGAAGGTCCATACCGTCACGGTGCAGGAACTGGACCTGGTGAACGACAAGACCATCGTGGACGTCCGCTATGCCTGCCGCTCGGCCCGGGGAACCCGCCTTGCCGGCCCGGACAGCGCCGGCCTGGACAGCGCCGGCCTGGACAGCGCCGCCGGAAACCTCGGGGCATGGCATGAGTCACTCCCGGCGCAGACTCCCGCGCCTGCCGGTACCGCCCACCAGGCTCCCGCATCGCAGGCTCCCGCACCGCAGGCAGCAACCGCCCCGGCAGGTGCGGCATGA